Sequence from the Arthrobacter pigmenti genome:
TCATGGTGATGAGGGTCTTGCCGGTCCGTGGGCTGCGCGGGTTCAGCCGGGAGAGCGCATCGCGCTAATGGGGCCCGGGGGTGCCTACTCACCGGATACGACGGCGGATTGGCATCTGTTTGCCGGCGATGAATCAGCGCTCCCTGCGATCGCGGCCGCGCTGGAGGCGTTGCCCGCGGAAGCTGTCGGGGTCGCGTTCCTCGAGGCTGGTGGCCGCGACGACGTCGTCGATCTCTCGAAGCCGTCCGGCGTAGATGTGGTGTGGGTTGAGCGAGGATTGCGGGACGATTCGACGAAGGCTCTGCTCGCATCCGCGGTTAATTCGTATGAGTGGCCGGCCGGGCGGGTGCAGGTCTTTGCGCATGGCGAGCGGGAGTCGATGAAGGCGTTGCGTGATGTCTTCCTGAAGGAGCGCGGGCTCGGAAAGGGCCAGCTGTCGCTCTCAGGCTACTGGGCCGCAGGCCGGACGGAGGATCGTTTCCAGGCAGAGAAGCGTGAGCCGATCGGCGTCATCCTGCCGGGCTGACGGCGCGTCGTCGTACCAGTCCTGAGCTGGGTGGACGATGGTGCGGAGTATGTTGGACGCATGGCATCCGAGGCAACAGTTCTATCCGTAGATGGGCCGAACGGCACCCGCGAGGTACGCATTTCCAGTCCGAGCAGGGTCATGTGGCCGGAGTTGGGGCTGACGAAGCTCGATCTCGCCAAGTATCTGGCCGACGTCGGGGACGCATTCATCGCGGCCAATGGTGACAGGCCGCTCGCCTTGCAACGCTTCGGCGACAGCATCGACGGGGAGCAGTTCTTCTCGAAGAACCCTCCGAAAGGTGCCCCTGACTACATCCGCTCGGTCAAAGTGGTTTATCCGAGCGCGCGCTCGCACCCGCAGCTGGTTATCGATGAGCCGGCCGCCGCTGTATGGGCAGCGCAGATGAATACCGTTGTTTTCCATCCGTGGCCGTCGCGCGCCGAGAATTCAGACAACCCGGACCAGCTGCGGATCGACTTGGACCCGCAGCCGGGAACAGATTTCGACGACGCCGTCCCCGCCGCCATCGAGCTACGGAAAGTCTTGGCGGAGGTGGGCCTCAACGCATTCCTCAAGACCTCCGGCAACCGGGGGATTCATGTGTATGCGCCGATCGAGCCGGTCAAGGAGTTCCTTGATGTCCGGCATGCCGTCATCGCTGCGGCGCGTGAGCTGGAACGGCGCATGCCAGACAAGGTCACCACATCGTGGTGGAAGGAAGAACGCGGCGAGAAAGTCTTCGTGGACTTCAACCAGGCGAATCGCGATCGGACTATCGCCGGTGCCTACAGTCCACGGGCACTGGCTCATGCTCCGGTCTCGTGTCCAATAACGTGGGATGAGTTGGAGAAAGTGAACCCGAGCGATTTCACGATTCTGACCGTTCCGGACCGGCTGAAGTCGGTCGGCGACCCATGGGCCACATTCCACGAGGAGCCAGGGACGATCGATACTCTGCTCGAGTGGTGGCAGCGTGACCTTGATTCCGGCTTGGGGGAACTGCCCTTCCCGCCCGACTACCCGAAGATGCCGGGCGAGCCGCCCCGAGTTCAACCGAGCCGGGCGAAGAAGGACAAGTAACGACTACTGGCAGCCCCAGGGTGATGCTGAAGCTGCGCCGCTATCGGACGAACCTTCTCGACTGGGCAGCTGAGCGCTCAGTCGTTGCTGATGGGAATCGGTCCGTAATCGACAGTCGTCCAAGTGCCATTCACAAAGGTGGCGCGAAATAGGTTGGCTTCTTCATCAACGTGTTCTGGGAGCTCATTGATGAGTTCTCCGGCTTCGTTGTAGACGTCGACTGGAGCCTGCTTGATGGACACGTATGCGTCGACCGAACCATGAATGTTCACTCGGAATTTGGTGTAGTAACCGTCGAGGCTCACTTCTCCGCCAGTCATCCATCCACCCTCGGCATATACCTCGGTGATCGACTCTTGGATGTTCTGGCAGGTTCTGCATCCAGGATTTGTTACCGCCCACAGAGGCTGCAAATCATCGGTCGCATAGGCGTAGTTCAGCAACTCGAACCACCACTCAGTGAACGCTTTCAGTCCTTCAATCGAGTTCTCATCCGCCAGTAAGGGCTTTTCAGGCACAGCAATATTTACGGCCGGCCGGGCTTCAGACACAGGAGACGGCGTAGATGAAGGAGCAGTCGACGGTGACACCGATGCAGAGGCCGTAGCGGACGCCGACTTAGAAGGAGTCTGGGCGGCACCCTGATCACCGTCTTGACACCCCGCAAGTACGAGAACAGAAAGAGAGGCACCCACAAGAGCGCCAATCACACGAGACTGAAGCATGTTTCTCAATTTCCTAAAGACGTAGGCACCCACCTTCACACCGGGTGTTCCGTTGAGCGAGAGGGCAAGCTGAACGGAGCCTGCACAGTTCCGAGTAATTTCGTATCTTCAACCGAACTGGGGACAACTAAGGGTTACTGGCAGCCCCAGGCTGAGGGATCTTCTTCGCAGGTTCCGTCTACGAGGCGGTTGTCGGAACGCCAGATGCTGATCAGGTGTGGCTCCGAGTTAACGGTTGCTTGTCCTGCGATGGGGATCCATGGTCCACCGTTGACGGAGTAGTCGCCGTTGAATCGTGTCGTGAGGACGAGGTTGTAGTCCCCGGTTTCCTCGTAGACGTGGCTGGTTGGTGTTTCGACCATGAGCCAGTCCTCTTCTGGGACCGAGTTCCCTGCCGTCATGGTGGATCTGGTGGTGCCGTCGCCGTAGTTCCAGTCGTACTCGACCGGCCATGCGCGGATTCGGACCTCGTCTCCGAGCGTCTCGAAGGTGAATTCCTGCTCTTCGACGTTCGCCCAGACATTGTTGTGTCCGCCGAGCAAGCCGAAGTTATTGGGCTCGGAGACGACTTCGGCCGCAATGATCGGCTGGCTCTGGAAATCCTCGAGCGTTATCACGACTGGAGGGTCTACGGGCTCTCCGCCGTTCGGCGGTTCCGGTGCAGGCGAGCCTGGGTACATGCAGGACCGGTCTCCCGTCACAGACTCACTCGGTGGGGAAGTGCTGGAGTCCACAGATAACCACATCACGAGAATGCCGTTCTCCTCCGCGTTACACGCGGCGTTGATCCGCTGACAGACCTCACGATCGAGATTGTTTGCCGCCCCTTGAAGACAGACCCGCTCGTACCTGTAGGAGATTGTAGAGTTGATGGCCGGTATGTCGGCTTGCGGGACGCCAGTATCTCCGCTCGCACCTCCTCCCGTCCTCGTCTCCTTCTTGACCTTCGATATCGCCTCATCCGAGTTATCATTCCAGCCAACGCTCGGAGATGGTTCTTCCACCGCAGTTGCAGGCGCGGACATGAATGCCAATAAGAGAACGGCTACCGTGGTTGTCTGCCCAATTTTTCGGAGAGCTGTCGAAGTGATCATTCGGAGGATCCGGTGTTCACACTGCCCACGTCTAGAAGGAGCCAACGGCCGTCCTCGAATAGAGTGATCGCCTCGTTGATCTGTGGTTCCGAAAAACCTGCCGTTTCATTTATCAGCTCGCCAGCGGAGTCAAAATAACGAGCATCCGATTGAGTGATTGTGATGAAGGAGGAAAGAGATCCTTCACTGTTTAGTTGGAACGCAGTGTCAAACGAACGTAGTCCGATCTCACCGCCGACCAGCCAGCCACCGTCTTTGTAAACACCCTGAATCGAATCCTTGAAGTTCTGGCAAGTTTTACAACCTTCATCGGTTACTGACCACAGCGGCTCCATGTCGCCAGTAGCGTAGGCGTGGTTCAACAGCTCGAACCACCACCCCGTGAACGCTTCAAGCCCCTCGATCGAGTTCTCATCCGCCAGCGCAGGCTTCTCGGGCACCGGAATGTTCACTGCAGGCCCGGCCTCGGACGCGGGAGACGGCGTGGGCGAAGCAGGAGCAGAAGGCGACTCGGATGAAGAAGCAGAGGCGGAAGCGGACGCCGAATCAGAAGAAGAAGTGGCATCAGGAACACCACCCTGACACCCCGCAAGTACAAGAACAGAAAGTGCCGCACCCGCAAAAGTGCTGACCACGCGAGACTGAATCATGAATTCCCCGACCATTGGATTACCTTGACCGCAACCCATCCTAGCCAACCAGGGACCGCCGATTCAGTTATCCACAGGAGAAGTCAGGCGAGGACCTTACTGAGGTCGTACGCGGCAGGTATCTCCAGCTGCTCGAACGTACAGGAGCGCGCTTCCCGGTCCGGCCGCCACCGTTCAAATTGGGCGGTATGCCGGAACCGGTCGCCCTCCATCTGGTCGTACCGGACTTCCACCACCCGCCGTGGATGCAGCCGTACGTATGACACGTCCTTGGCAGAAGCGAATCGGCTGCGGTCCGTTTCACCGCGCACAATCTCACCGGAATCGTCCCGCATGACATCCGGTTCCAGCTCATCGACCAACTCGAGCCGCCGCTTGTCCGAGAACGCGGAAGCGCCGCCCACGTTGCGCAACTCGCCGCCGTCGTCGTACAGGCCAAGCAACAGCGAACCGACACCCTGGCCGCTCTTATGCACCCGGTAGCCGACCACCACAGCGTCAGCACTCCGATGATGCTTCACCTTGAGCATGCGCCGCTTATTCGGCTCGTACGCCGCAGCCAGCGGTTTGGCTACAACACCGTCCAACCCGGCTCCCTCGAACTCGACGAGCCAGCGGCGGGCAAGTTCGACGTCGTCCGTCACCTGCGACAGATGGACGGGCGCCGCGAAAGACTCCCCGATGCCCTCCAACGCTTTCCGCCGCTGGGCGAAGGGCACCTCCAACAGGTTGTTGTCGTCGATTCCCAACAGATCAAAGGCAATGAACGACGACGGCGTCTGCTCCGCCAGCAGGCGCACGCGGCTCTCCGCGGGGTGAATCCGCTGGGAGAGTGCCTCCCAGTCGAGCCGCTCCGCCCCCGGCTCACCTCGCCGGACCACTATCTCGCCGTCGACTACGCACCGCTCAGGCAGGATCGCAAGGAGGGCTTCCACCAGCTCGGGGAAGTACCGCGTGAGGGTCTTCGATCCGCGGCTTCCGATCTCGCACTTACCGTCAGCGATGTGGACGATCGCTCGGAAGCCATCCCACTTCGGTTCGTAACTGAGCCCGCCTGGAACGCTGCTAGGCTCCGGAACTGCGTCCATTGCCTTGGCGAGCATGGGCTGAATCGGGAAAGGCACGTCAGTCATGCTTTGATCCTGTCCTATCGCCGCTGAATTCGCTATGCAGGCACGCGCGCTACGAAGATCAACTCCAACGACGATGGCGTGACGGGGGAGCGGTCCCAGTCGCCGTAGGTTCTTCCAACCTCGAATCCGGCCGACTTCAGCGCGCCGCGAACCGTCTCATGCGCTGGGAAACGCAGCGTGCTGGGTGTGATGATCTCCTCGCCGCTATCGAGGAACCGGTGCGTCATCTCGAAGGTGACATGCTCTCCGTCCACCTGCAGCGTCGAAGCAGTCCACTCGACCTCGCCGATGCCCTCTACCAGTGCCCGTCGGCGCGAGAGCTGCGGCGTCCACCGCTCCCATGCACGGGCGAGCGGATTACGGGTCTCGAAAGCCAGCCGGCCGCCGGGGCGCAGGTGATCGAATGCCCGTCTCAGGAACGCGTGCATGGAGTCATCGTCGAGGAAGACCTGGAAGGCGTGCCCGGTCATGGTGATGAGATCGAACCGCTCAGCGAGGTCCATCTCGCGTGCATCGGCGCAGACCCACTGGACCTGACCCCGCGTATCGTCCCGCCGTGCCGCTTCGAGCATGGGCGCCGCCGGATCGAGGCCCACCACACAGTGCCCGGCTTCGGCCATCGCCAGCGCGAGTGCGCCCGTGCCGCAGCCGGCGTCGAGGACATCGAGTGGTCCGGCACCGGTCAGCTCCACGTAGAAGCGCACGTCTTCGCGTTCGCCGTTGATCGGGTCGTAAAGGGCGACCAGGCGTTCGTCGATGTAGTGCTCATCAAGCTCGGTGTTATGCCGAGTGCCGTCCATCCATTCACCGTACGGGATCCGCGGCGGTGGGCAGCGACGCACGGCACGGGGCATGTGCCTATACTCGTTCGTAAGGCCCCCGATCGTAAGAGAAGGGGCCACTCTTTAAGTCCCAATCACAGCCCGGCGCCCCATGAAAGGCCGATCATGAGCAACGTTCCCGAAGACCTTTACTACACCGCTGAACACGAGTGGGTGACGGCGCCCGACAACAACGGAGTTGTACGTGTTGGCATCACCGACTTCGCGCAGGACGCGCTCGGCGACGTGGTGTACGTCCAGATGCCCGAGGGCGGCTCGAAGGTGTCCGCCTCTGACGTCGTCGGCGAGGTGGAATCGACCAAGAGCGTCAGCGACATCTACGCCCCCGTGGCCGGGGAGGTTGTCAACCGCAATGAAGCGCTCGACGGCGATCCCGCGCTCATCAACTCGGATCCCTACGGTGATGGCTGGCTGATGGAGATCAAGGTCGAGGACGGCTCGGTCGTGGAAGAACTTCTCAGTTCTTCCGAATACGCTCAGCAGGTAGGCTAGACTCACCGGCTTAGGCAATAGAAAAGTGGCCAGCCGGGGAACCGGTTGGCCACGCATTTTGGGGAAGGAAATTTCAATGGTTGGCGAGAACAATGCAGCCGCTAAGGACGCTTCGGGATCGCACGTGCCGTCACCGGAAACCACTACCATCGGGCTGCCTCCACAAACTGCTTCTACAGCCGTGGAACCGCGGCTGACCGGCGAAGAGCTTGCCGCTGTTGCTGCACTGCCTGCGGGATCAGCCCTGCTGATCGCCCACACAGGCCCGAACGCCGGCGCACGCTTCCTGCTGGATGAGGACGTCACCACAGCCGGACGCCACCCCAATGCAGACATCTTTTTGGACGACGTAACGGTGTCCCGTAAGCACGCCGAGTTCCGGCGCGGTCCCGAGGGCTTCCGGGTGGAGGACGCCCGGAGCCTGAATGGCACCTACGTGAACAACGATCGCGTGGACAATGTTGTCCTGCGCAACGGCCATGAAGTGCAGATCGGCAAGTTCCGGCTCACTTTTTACGCCGCAGGTAGCTTCTCGCAGCCGCAGGGCCAGGCCTAGGGGAGTACATGCCCTCCTCCCAGCCGTCCCGGCGACCCGTAGGCATCGCTCCAGAGCGTGTCAGCGGGAATGTCCTGAACATTGGGGAAGTCCTCACCGAACTGGCTGGGGACTTTCCCCAGATCAGCGCATCCAAGATCCGCTTTCTCGAGGAGAAAGGGCTCATCACCCCGCAGCGGACCAGGGCGGGTTACCGCAAGTACACGCCGGTCGACGTCGAACGGTTGCGTTTCGTCCTTGCCCTGCAGCGCGACCAGTACCTGCCGTTGAAGGTGATCAAGGATTACGTTGATGCCATTGACCGCGGAGAGCGTCCGGAGAGCCTCCCCGGCGGCCTCAGCCTTGCACCCCGCATGGTTTCGGACCAGCTCGCGCGTGAACTCGAATCGCATGCCCGGCGCCTCACCCGC
This genomic interval carries:
- a CDS encoding siderophore-interacting protein — protein: MDNAQPRPARPQHVFEVVRRAWVTPHLARITLGGAGFDTFEPKEATDSYVKLLFATPELALEPPYDLAALRAQLPPEDVPVTRTYTVRRINRTERTLDIDFVVHGDEGLAGPWAARVQPGERIALMGPGGAYSPDTTADWHLFAGDESALPAIAAALEALPAEAVGVAFLEAGGRDDVVDLSKPSGVDVVWVERGLRDDSTKALLASAVNSYEWPAGRVQVFAHGERESMKALRDVFLKERGLGKGQLSLSGYWAAGRTEDRFQAEKREPIGVILPG
- the ligD gene encoding non-homologous end-joining DNA ligase, producing the protein MASEATVLSVDGPNGTREVRISSPSRVMWPELGLTKLDLAKYLADVGDAFIAANGDRPLALQRFGDSIDGEQFFSKNPPKGAPDYIRSVKVVYPSARSHPQLVIDEPAAAVWAAQMNTVVFHPWPSRAENSDNPDQLRIDLDPQPGTDFDDAVPAAIELRKVLAEVGLNAFLKTSGNRGIHVYAPIEPVKEFLDVRHAVIAAARELERRMPDKVTTSWWKEERGEKVFVDFNQANRDRTIAGAYSPRALAHAPVSCPITWDELEKVNPSDFTILTVPDRLKSVGDPWATFHEEPGTIDTLLEWWQRDLDSGLGELPFPPDYPKMPGEPPRVQPSRAKKDK
- a CDS encoding DUF6318 family protein, whose amino-acid sequence is MLQSRVIGALVGASLSVLVLAGCQDGDQGAAQTPSKSASATASASVSPSTAPSSTPSPVSEARPAVNIAVPEKPLLADENSIEGLKAFTEWWFELLNYAYATDDLQPLWAVTNPGCRTCQNIQESITEVYAEGGWMTGGEVSLDGYYTKFRVNIHGSVDAYVSIKQAPVDVYNEAGELINELPEHVDEEANLFRATFVNGTWTTVDYGPIPISND
- a CDS encoding PKD domain-containing protein, encoding MITLEDFQSQPIIAAEVVSEPNNFGLLGGHNNVWANVEEQEFTFETLGDEVRIRAWPVEYDWNYGDGTTRSTMTAGNSVPEEDWLMVETPTSHVYEETGDYNLVLTTRFNGDYSVNGGPWIPIAGQATVNSEPHLISIWRSDNRLVDGTCEEDPSAWGCQ
- a CDS encoding DUF6318 family protein, with translation MVGEFMIQSRVVSTFAGAALSVLVLAGCQGGVPDATSSSDSASASASASSSESPSAPASPTPSPASEAGPAVNIPVPEKPALADENSIEGLEAFTGWWFELLNHAYATGDMEPLWSVTDEGCKTCQNFKDSIQGVYKDGGWLVGGEIGLRSFDTAFQLNSEGSLSSFITITQSDARYFDSAGELINETAGFSEPQINEAITLFEDGRWLLLDVGSVNTGSSE
- a CDS encoding ATP-dependent DNA ligase, producing MTDVPFPIQPMLAKAMDAVPEPSSVPGGLSYEPKWDGFRAIVHIADGKCEIGSRGSKTLTRYFPELVEALLAILPERCVVDGEIVVRRGEPGAERLDWEALSQRIHPAESRVRLLAEQTPSSFIAFDLLGIDDNNLLEVPFAQRRKALEGIGESFAAPVHLSQVTDDVELARRWLVEFEGAGLDGVVAKPLAAAYEPNKRRMLKVKHHRSADAVVVGYRVHKSGQGVGSLLLGLYDDGGELRNVGGASAFSDKRRLELVDELEPDVMRDDSGEIVRGETDRSRFASAKDVSYVRLHPRRVVEVRYDQMEGDRFRHTAQFERWRPDREARSCTFEQLEIPAAYDLSKVLA
- a CDS encoding class I SAM-dependent methyltransferase, with translation MDGTRHNTELDEHYIDERLVALYDPINGEREDVRFYVELTGAGPLDVLDAGCGTGALALAMAEAGHCVVGLDPAAPMLEAARRDDTRGQVQWVCADAREMDLAERFDLITMTGHAFQVFLDDDSMHAFLRRAFDHLRPGGRLAFETRNPLARAWERWTPQLSRRRALVEGIGEVEWTASTLQVDGEHVTFEMTHRFLDSGEEIITPSTLRFPAHETVRGALKSAGFEVGRTYGDWDRSPVTPSSLELIFVARVPA
- the gcvH gene encoding glycine cleavage system protein GcvH, giving the protein MSNVPEDLYYTAEHEWVTAPDNNGVVRVGITDFAQDALGDVVYVQMPEGGSKVSASDVVGEVESTKSVSDIYAPVAGEVVNRNEALDGDPALINSDPYGDGWLMEIKVEDGSVVEELLSSSEYAQQVG
- a CDS encoding FHA domain-containing protein, translated to MVGENNAAAKDASGSHVPSPETTTIGLPPQTASTAVEPRLTGEELAAVAALPAGSALLIAHTGPNAGARFLLDEDVTTAGRHPNADIFLDDVTVSRKHAEFRRGPEGFRVEDARSLNGTYVNNDRVDNVVLRNGHEVQIGKFRLTFYAAGSFSQPQGQA
- a CDS encoding MerR family transcriptional regulator, encoding MPSSQPSRRPVGIAPERVSGNVLNIGEVLTELAGDFPQISASKIRFLEEKGLITPQRTRAGYRKYTPVDVERLRFVLALQRDQYLPLKVIKDYVDAIDRGERPESLPGGLSLAPRMVSDQLARELESHARRLTRETLTAEAGARPELIRDLISFGLIAEVDGRFDEHALKITRACVQLEAHGIEPRHLRPFRAAADRELGLVERVVAPVASRRDVASKARAAETAREISELCLNLHSALVQGQIARMEN